Within the Corynebacterium sp. sy039 genome, the region TGGTGAGATCAACTGCTCTTGTGTTGGATTTACCTCGGAATTGGATATGGGTATTCAAGAGCTAGTGGCGAAAGAAGCTATTGCACGCGTAGAAAAGAAGTTCGCCTAATACTGCCATTCTTTAATTGTTGTTTGATGCAGAAAAGCACCCTTCGGGGTGCTTTTCTTTATGGGTTTAGCCCTTTATGGACTGGATGAGGAATTGCGCCGAGAAAGCAAAAACTAATAAAACTAAACACTATTTTTTATTTTATAAAAAATTTTCCTGCGAAAATAGAGAAAAACTAACAAAACTAAACACTATGTAGCTAGAGTTAGAAAAATGAATATCGCAAATCCATTTACTCCTACCTTCGGTATTACTCCACAGTATTTTGTAGGCAGAGATAAAATACTGTCTACGTTTATGGATGGGCTGAAGGTAAAAACAGCAGATGCTCGTCGGATGTTATTGCTATCTGGAGCACGTGGGGTTGGGAAAACAGTTGCCTTGAATGCTCTCGAAAATACTGCTATCGATAATGGATGGTTGGTGATAAGTGAAACCGCAATACCTGGATTAAAAAATCGACTCGTTATGGAGCACCTACCCACTCTCTTATCTGAGTTAGATCCAAAAGCGCAAATTAAACGGATTACCGGTGTGCAAATCCCAGCAGGGTTGGGCGGAGTGAACTTTCATACTGAGCAGAAATATGTTGCCTCGCCTAGTTTAAGATCCCAATTGACTACGTTGTGTGATTTTTTAGGTAAACATAGCACCGGACTAGTGCTGAGCATTGATGAATTGCACACAGGGGCATTAGCAGATCTACAAGAAATTGCTGCAACAATTCAACATTTATTTCGCGAAGGTCGACCTATCGCGTTAATTATGGCCGGGCTGCCTGAGAACATTGACAAGTTACTTGATGCACCAGGAATTACGTTTCTACGTCGTGCGCAACATGAAGTGCTAGGAGCTCTTGACTATGAAAGTGCTCGGCTAGCTTTGGAATTACCTATTCAATCTGAAGGGTTAATGTGGCATCACGATGCTTTGCAGAATACGCTAGAGATTTCTCGAGGGTATCCGTATTTGATTCAAGCATTGGGGTCATGCATCTTTGACGCAGCTATGACGTTACAGCAGCGTGAGCTAACACTAGAATTAGTGAAAACTGCTGCTGAATCAGCCTTAACTCTTGTAGGGATGAATGTGCATCGTCCTATTTTGCGTTCGCTTAGTGATCGTGAACAGGCATTCCTCTATGCGATGGCACAGGATGAAGGCTTTTCGCGGGTTAGTGATATAGCCCAGCGGTTAGACGTCAGTAGTAATTACATCAGTCAATATCGAATCCGACTGATGAATAAGCATGTGGTGTATTCACCTGTGCATGGGAAAATAAGTTTTGCTATGCCAGGGATGAGGGAGTTCCTCAGGAGAAATAAAGTACAGGTGCTGCCAATGTGGGAAGAAAAAAGTTAATGCACCCAAGTAACGTGGGCTTGAGCACAGCGGCTCAAGCCTGGCAGTTATGCGTCAAGTAAGGTGGCAACACAGCTAGGGTCAGCGTCGGAAAGCATTTGTCGAATACGGTCGTACTCGTTTTGATCGTTAATCATCAGTGAGGCTTTTCCTAGTGCGGCAATTGCACGCAACACACCTTGATTAGGTTCATGTGTGAAAGGTACTGGACCCCAGCCTTTCCAACCATGAGCACGCAACCTATCGAGACTACGGTGATATCCTGTTCGGGCGAAAGCATAAGCAGTTGCTTTTTCCTGGTCAGTGGCAGCGTGAGCAATCGCTTCTTCTGCCAAGGTAGCCCACATGAGTGGGCTGTCTGGATGCTCGAGAACAGTGCTATAGGACACGGAACTAGAAATATGTTCTGCAGGTAGTGTGACAGGAGGCGGCGCAAGCATATCGTTGAACTTTGTCATAAAACTGATTCTGCCAAAGTTTTTGCCCGATGTGAAGATATGGAAAGATGATGCTCAGAGATTCGACCCTGGGGGAGCAGCAGACCAAAAATCAGAAACATTATAGCCGCAGTGATAAAGCGCTCGACGAACAACAGGAAGTGATAACCCGATTACGCTAGAGGGGTCACCCTCGATTTTATCGATGAACCATCCGCCTAATGCCTCTAGCGTAAAAGCACCAGCGCATTTTAGCGGTTCACCACTTCGTGCGTATGCCTCGATATCTTCATCATTCGGATTCGCAAAATGCACAGTGGTGCATGATGCTTCACTATGCGTACCTTGTGGCGTAATAATGTGGTGCCCTGTAATAAGTTGCGCAGTTTTCGAGCGTTGTGCTTTCCACCTAGCGATTGTGTTGTCGATTGTGTGTGGTTTTCCTTGAAGTGCGCCGTCGATAAGCAGCATGGAGTCTCCACCAATGATTACATCATGCGGATACTGCGGGGCAATAGATTGTGCTTTGGCTGTGGCAAGCTCTGTAACGATATGCTCTGGTGTGGCATTGTGCTTGTGGAGCTGCGCAATGAGTTTCTCCTCATCAACATGGGCTGGATGTATGTGCGGTTCGACGCCTGCAGAAAGCAAAATTGCTTTACGAGAGGGAGAAGCAGAAGCAAGAACAATGCGCATAGTTAAGGGATCTTAGCAAAGAGAATGCTAAGATCCCTGATAACGTGCGGATAAGCCTGAGTGCTTAGAAGAAACTCACATTGCGAAACGCTGTTGGATTATAGGTGGCAGGTTTGCGGAGTCGTTCCTCGATATTGCCCCAAAGGTTGCGTTCGCGCTCAAGTTCTTGACTGCTGGACTGAGCAAGACCAGCGAATAAAACGGTGAGGGCGGCAACTTCACTGGCACTAGGATTGCCTTTGAGAACGCGCAGAAAAGGCTGCTTTTCTGGTTGCTGAGCCTCAGTGTTTTCTTTTTCGGACATGGCATTCATCTTCCTGTGTGGACTGTAACAACGAACAACAACGTATTGTTAAGCATTACAGTGGGATATTACCGTGCTTCTTTGCTGGGACATTGACCACTTTACGATCCAAGAGGCGCAAGCCTTCGATGATTTGCCCACGAGTCTCTGATGGCGGAATAACTGCGTCAACGAAACCACGCTCGGCTGCCATATATGGATTAACGAGAGTTTCTTCATATTCGCGTTCGTATTCCTTAGCGACTGCGGTTACATCCTTACCTTCGGCTGCTGCAGCCTTAAGCTCTTTGCGGTAGATGAATCCCACAGCTCCTGCTGCACCCATGACGGCAATTTGTGCTGTTGGCCAAGCAAAAACGAGATCTGCACCCATATCTTTGGAACCCATAACGCAGTATGCGCCACCATAAGACTTACGGGTAATGACAGTAATTTTTCCGACGGTAGCCTCTGAGTAAGCGTAGAGCAATTTAGCGCCACGACGAATAATGCCGTCATATTCTTGGTTTGTTCCAGGCAAGAACCCTGGTACATCGACGAACTCGATGATAGGAATGTTAAACGCATCGCAGGTGCGGATAAAGCGTGCTGCTTTCTCTGATGCTTTAATGTCAAGACAGCCGGCGAACTCTGTTGGCTGGTTAGCAACGATGCCCACAGAACGTCCTTCGACTCGACCGAAACCAGTAATGATATTGCCTGCATAGCCTTCTTGAATCTCGAAGAAATCTTCATCATCGAGAACGCGTGTAATGACATCTTTCATGTCATAAGGCTGGTTGGGTGAATCAGGGATGAGAGTGTCGAGTTCGAGATCAGAATCCGTGATGTTGTCCTGGATGGAACCAACCATAATCTCAGCTTGCTCACGAGGAGCTTCAGCGCGGTTATTAGAAGGGAGGAACCCAACAAGGTCGCGTACCCAATCAAGAGCGTCGGCATCATCGGCAGCAGTGTAGTGCGAAGTACCTGAGGTTGCCATATGAGTATGTGCACCACCGAGTTCTTCTTGAGTGACTTCTTCGCCAGTAACAGTCTTGATGACATCTGGGCCGGTGATGAACATCTTGGATGTCTTATCAACCATGATGATGAAGTCGGTAAGAGCTGGTGAATATACGTGTCCACCTGCACAAGCGCCCATGATAAGTGAAATCTGTGGAATAACACCTGAGGCAAGGGTATTGCGGTAGAAAATCTGTGAATACAATCCGAGAGATACTACGCCCTCTTGAATACGAGCGCCGGCACCTTCATTGATACCAATGAGAGGTACCCCAGTTTTAATGGCGAGATCCATGATTTTGACGATTTTCTCACCATAAACTTCTCCAAGTGCACCGCCGAAAATAGCGCCGTCCTGGGAGAATACACACACTTTTCTTCCGTCGATAGTGCCATAACCGGTAACGACACCATCAGTGACTGGACGTTTTGCATCAAGACCAAAGTTTTTAGAACGGTGACGTGCTAATGCGTCTACTTCAACGAATGACCCTTCATCAAGGAGGTATTCGATACGCTCACGAGCTGTTTTCTTTCCAGCTTCATGAGTTTTTTCAACGGCAGCTTGCCCCATTGGGGCTTGTGCCTCGGCAAGTCGAGCACGAAGATCTGCAAGTTTACCAGCGGTGGTAGAAAGATCTGGTGCCTGATTATCGGCATTATTATTGAGTGTGGCAGTCATGTTTTCCTAGTTTAGGTTGTCAAGACTTGTTATGTGAACTGTTTTGTTAAAAAAGTTCGATCGAAGAAAAGAAAAGGAAAAGAAAACGGAAAAAGGGGGTGCTAAAGGGGGATATTTCCGTGCTTGCGTGCGGGGCGCTGTACGTGCTTTGTTCTGAGTAAACGCAAATTTCTGGCTAGTTGACTGCGTGTCTCTCTGGGCAAAATAACTGCGTCAATCAAACCACGCTCAGCAGCGAGATAGGGGGTAAGCATCTGATCTTCATATTCGCGCTCAAAAGAATGGATAAGTTCTGCGATATTTTCTGCACTCATTCCATTTTTTGTGGCTGCGGTTATTTCTTTTCTGTGCAAAAATCCGACGGCACCTGCGGCACCCATAACTGCAATCTGTGCTGTTGGCCATGCGAAATTAACATCAGCACCAAGACCTTTAGAACCCATAACGCAATATGCCCCACCATAGGCTTTACGCATTGTGACTGTAATTTTTGGTACTGTTGCTTCCCCATAGGCATAGAGTAATTTAGCTCCTCGACGCAAAATGCCACCGTGTTCTTGGTTAGTTCCCGGGAGGAATCCCGGAACGTCGACCAGCATAATGATAGGGATGTTAAAGGCATCGCATGTGCGAATAAATCTTGCTGCCTTTTCTGCGGAATCGATATCCAAACATCCAGCCAATTGTGTGGGTTGATTGGCGACAAAACCAACTGATTGTCCTTCAATGCGCCCGAAGGCGATGACCACATTTTCTGCACGCTGAGCTTGAATTTCAAGATAATCACCATCGTCGGTAAGCGCACTGATGACCTCATGAACGTCATAGGGGATGCTGGGGGAATCTGGGATAATGGTGTCGAGGCGCATATCGTCGGGGGTGAGACAAGAGTCGATAGTGCCTTCATCGACGTGATGATCAGTGATAGGGGCAACGCAGCGATTATTATCTGGAAGAAAACTGATGAGATCAGCGACGAAGTCAAGTGCGTCTTTATCGCTTTCGGCAGTGTAGTGGGAGTTTCCTGCGGTGGTCATATGTATGGCTGCCCCACCTAATTGTTCTTGGGAAACTTCCTCTCCGGTGACTGTTTTAATCACATCGGGACCGGTAACAAACATCTTGGCACTATTTTCTACCATGATGACAAAGTCGGTCAGTGCTGGTGAATACGCATTTCCACCAGCGCTGGAGCCCATGATTACTGATATTTGTGGCACGACACCGGAGGCGTTGATGTTGTGATAGAAAGTTTGCGCGATGAGATCCAGAGAGACGGCACCGTCTTGAATGCGTGCTCCGGCACCTTCATAAAGTCCAATGAGGGGGCGCCCTGTGTCGACGGCTAGTCGCATTATTTTGCACATTTTTTCTCCATAGACTTCTCCTAATGCGCCACCGAACACGGTGCCGTCTTGGGAGAAAATGCAGACTTCCCGCCCGTCGATAGTGCCCCATCCAGTGATGATTCCATCGGTTTCTGGACGTTTTTCCTGCATAGAAAAAGAAAAAGTGCGATGCTTGGCAAGCTGATCGGTTTCGATAAATGAGCCTTCATCAAGTAGATACTCGAGGCGATCGCGTGCGCTAAGCCGGCCTTGACTGCGTACTTTTGCTAGCGCTGCTTTTCCTAGTGGCAGGAGTGCTTTGCGACGGCGTGTGATGAGGTCGGAAATTTTTTCAGCGGTGGTCATTTTTCCAGGAAGGGAAGAAGTGTCCACAGAATATGAGGAAATAGTCATGTTTTACTAATTTAGTATTGTATGTAAAACTTTTCTAGTGTGGGGGTATGTGAGGGGTATTAGAACAAGTAAAACTAGGGAAAACCTTAGAATGTGACCATGAATTCCACTGAGGACTCCGCCGCATGCATGACTACGTCACAAACCAGGAATCGCATACCACTCGACCATGCTTTT harbors:
- a CDS encoding DUF3151 domain-containing protein is translated as MTKFNDMLAPPPVTLPAEHISSSVSYSTVLEHPDSPLMWATLAEEAIAHAATDQEKATAYAFARTGYHRSLDRLRAHGWKGWGPVPFTHEPNQGVLRAIAALGKASLMINDQNEYDRIRQMLSDADPSCVATLLDA
- a CDS encoding nucleoside triphosphate pyrophosphatase; translation: MRIVLASASPSRKAILLSAGVEPHIHPAHVDEEKLIAQLHKHNATPEHIVTELATAKAQSIAPQYPHDVIIGGDSMLLIDGALQGKPHTIDNTIARWKAQRSKTAQLITGHHIITPQGTHSEASCTTVHFANPNDEDIEAYARSGEPLKCAGAFTLEALGGWFIDKIEGDPSSVIGLSLPVVRRALYHCGYNVSDFWSAAPPGSNL
- a CDS encoding acyl-CoA carboxylase subunit beta, translating into MTATLNNNADNQAPDLSTTAGKLADLRARLAEAQAPMGQAAVEKTHEAGKKTARERIEYLLDEGSFVEVDALARHRSKNFGLDAKRPVTDGVVTGYGTIDGRKVCVFSQDGAIFGGALGEVYGEKIVKIMDLAIKTGVPLIGINEGAGARIQEGVVSLGLYSQIFYRNTLASGVIPQISLIMGACAGGHVYSPALTDFIIMVDKTSKMFITGPDVIKTVTGEEVTQEELGGAHTHMATSGTSHYTAADDADALDWVRDLVGFLPSNNRAEAPREQAEIMVGSIQDNITDSDLELDTLIPDSPNQPYDMKDVITRVLDDEDFFEIQEGYAGNIITGFGRVEGRSVGIVANQPTEFAGCLDIKASEKAARFIRTCDAFNIPIIEFVDVPGFLPGTNQEYDGIIRRGAKLLYAYSEATVGKITVITRKSYGGAYCVMGSKDMGADLVFAWPTAQIAVMGAAGAVGFIYRKELKAAAAEGKDVTAVAKEYEREYEETLVNPYMAAERGFVDAVIPPSETRGQIIEGLRLLDRKVVNVPAKKHGNIPL
- a CDS encoding ATP-binding protein produces the protein MNIANPFTPTFGITPQYFVGRDKILSTFMDGLKVKTADARRMLLLSGARGVGKTVALNALENTAIDNGWLVISETAIPGLKNRLVMEHLPTLLSELDPKAQIKRITGVQIPAGLGGVNFHTEQKYVASPSLRSQLTTLCDFLGKHSTGLVLSIDELHTGALADLQEIAATIQHLFREGRPIALIMAGLPENIDKLLDAPGITFLRRAQHEVLGALDYESARLALELPIQSEGLMWHHDALQNTLEISRGYPYLIQALGSCIFDAAMTLQQRELTLELVKTAAESALTLVGMNVHRPILRSLSDREQAFLYAMAQDEGFSRVSDIAQRLDVSSNYISQYRIRLMNKHVVYSPVHGKISFAMPGMREFLRRNKVQVLPMWEEKS
- a CDS encoding acyl-CoA carboxylase subunit epsilon, encoding MSEKENTEAQQPEKQPFLRVLKGNPSASEVAALTVLFAGLAQSSSQELERERNLWGNIEERLRKPATYNPTAFRNVSFF
- a CDS encoding acyl-CoA carboxylase subunit beta, whose protein sequence is MTISSYSVDTSSLPGKMTTAEKISDLITRRRKALLPLGKAALAKVRSQGRLSARDRLEYLLDEGSFIETDQLAKHRTFSFSMQEKRPETDGIITGWGTIDGREVCIFSQDGTVFGGALGEVYGEKMCKIMRLAVDTGRPLIGLYEGAGARIQDGAVSLDLIAQTFYHNINASGVVPQISVIMGSSAGGNAYSPALTDFVIMVENSAKMFVTGPDVIKTVTGEEVSQEQLGGAAIHMTTAGNSHYTAESDKDALDFVADLISFLPDNNRCVAPITDHHVDEGTIDSCLTPDDMRLDTIIPDSPSIPYDVHEVISALTDDGDYLEIQAQRAENVVIAFGRIEGQSVGFVANQPTQLAGCLDIDSAEKAARFIRTCDAFNIPIIMLVDVPGFLPGTNQEHGGILRRGAKLLYAYGEATVPKITVTMRKAYGGAYCVMGSKGLGADVNFAWPTAQIAVMGAAGAVGFLHRKEITAATKNGMSAENIAELIHSFEREYEDQMLTPYLAAERGLIDAVILPRETRSQLARNLRLLRTKHVQRPARKHGNIPL